In the Octadecabacter sp. SW4 genome, one interval contains:
- a CDS encoding M24 family metallopeptidase — MPSTRTSPSFLDDEYYARIAKTRAAMDRAGVDTIIVSDPSNMAWLTGYDGWSFYVHQAVILGMEGDPLWWGRAMDGAGALRTVYMPEDCVHGYDDTYVQNPDKHPMEDLSRRLAGMGWDTGTIGVEMDNYYFSAAAYGTLLKHCAKAQFSDTTGLVNWQRAIKSPTEITYMRRAAEIVTAMHARIVEIAEPGLPKNKLVAEIYHQGISGAGGHWGDYPAIVPMAPSGLDATAPHLTWDDTPMRTGEATFFEIAGAHRRYQCPQSRTLFLGTPPQKYLDAEKAVADATEAALDQAKPGNQCQDVARAFNTTLAKHGFEKDSRCGYAIGISYPPDWGERTMSFRSGDTSVMQDGMTFHFMPALWLDDGGIEITEPILITATGHERLCKTPAGLVVKS, encoded by the coding sequence ATGCCAAGCACCCGCACGAGCCCGTCCTTTCTGGACGATGAGTATTACGCCCGCATCGCCAAGACCCGCGCCGCGATGGACAGGGCAGGTGTTGACACGATCATTGTGTCCGACCCGTCGAACATGGCCTGGCTGACCGGTTATGACGGCTGGTCGTTCTATGTGCATCAGGCGGTGATTTTGGGGATGGAGGGCGACCCACTGTGGTGGGGCCGTGCGATGGACGGCGCCGGTGCCCTGCGCACGGTTTACATGCCCGAAGACTGCGTGCACGGCTATGACGATACCTATGTGCAAAACCCCGACAAACACCCAATGGAGGATCTGTCGCGGCGACTGGCCGGTATGGGTTGGGACACCGGCACCATAGGTGTTGAAATGGATAATTATTACTTTAGCGCAGCAGCTTATGGGACGCTGTTGAAGCATTGCGCGAAGGCGCAGTTCAGCGACACAACCGGGCTTGTGAACTGGCAGCGCGCGATCAAAAGTCCGACTGAAATCACCTATATGCGCCGCGCGGCGGAGATCGTCACGGCCATGCACGCCCGGATCGTCGAAATTGCCGAACCGGGTCTGCCGAAAAACAAACTGGTCGCGGAAATCTATCATCAGGGCATCAGCGGCGCAGGTGGCCATTGGGGCGATTACCCGGCGATCGTGCCGATGGCACCGTCAGGATTGGACGCGACCGCGCCGCATTTGACATGGGATGACACGCCCATGCGCACGGGCGAGGCGACCTTTTTCGAGATCGCGGGCGCGCATCGCCGCTATCAATGCCCGCAATCACGCACATTGTTCCTTGGGACGCCGCCGCAGAAATACCTTGATGCGGAAAAGGCCGTGGCTGATGCGACCGAGGCCGCGCTGGACCAGGCAAAGCCCGGAAACCAGTGTCAGGACGTCGCGCGCGCCTTCAATACCACGCTGGCCAAACACGGCTTTGAAAAGGACAGCCGCTGTGGTTACGCCATCGGCATCAGCTATCCACCAGACTGGGGCGAGCGGACGATGTCATTCCGCAGCGGCGATACATCGGTGATGCAGGACGGGATGACGTTCCATTTCATGCCCGCACTTTGGCTTGATGATGGCGGGATCGAGATCACAGAACCAATCCTGATCACCGCGACAGGGCATGAACGGCTATGCAAGACACCAGCGGGACTTGTGGTGAAATCTTAG
- the phoB gene encoding phosphate regulon transcriptional regulator PhoB — MSRPHILIVEDEAAQREVLRYNLESAGFRVSLAEDGERALDRIAEDRPDVIVLDWMLPHVSGIEVCRQIKARSGTRDVAVIMLSARSEEGDKVRGLETGADDYVVKPYSVTELMARVRAQLRRVRPTAAGQVLTFDDITLDGETHRVTRGDHVLKLGPTEFRLLATLMEKPGRVYSRDQLLDLVWGRDIYVDTRTVDVHVGRLRKVLTANGGGDPLRTVRGAGYALG; from the coding sequence GTGTCCCGGCCCCATATCCTGATTGTCGAAGACGAGGCGGCGCAGCGTGAAGTGCTGCGCTACAACCTTGAATCCGCAGGGTTTCGTGTCAGCCTGGCCGAAGACGGCGAGCGCGCGCTTGACCGCATCGCCGAAGACCGGCCCGATGTGATCGTGCTGGACTGGATGTTGCCGCATGTGTCGGGGATCGAGGTCTGCCGCCAGATCAAGGCGCGTTCGGGCACGCGCGATGTCGCGGTGATCATGCTTTCGGCCCGTTCGGAAGAAGGCGACAAGGTGCGCGGCCTTGAAACCGGTGCCGATGACTATGTGGTCAAACCCTATAGCGTCACCGAATTGATGGCCCGGGTGCGCGCGCAACTGCGCCGCGTGCGTCCCACGGCGGCGGGCCAGGTGTTGACGTTTGACGACATCACACTGGACGGCGAGACCCACCGTGTGACCCGCGGCGATCATGTCCTCAAGCTTGGCCCCACCGAATTTCGCTTGCTTGCCACCCTGATGGAAAAGCCGGGGCGGGTGTATAGCCGCGACCAACTGCTCGATCTGGTTTGGGGCCGCGACATCTATGTGGATACGCGCACTGTGGACGTGCACGTGGGACGTTTGCGCAAGGTTCTGACCGCCAATGGTGGCGGCGATCCGCTACGCACCGTGCGTGGTGCCGGTTACGCGCTGGGGTAG
- the phoU gene encoding phosphate signaling complex protein PhoU, producing the protein MTQHIASAYDRDLEEIQALIMKMGGLVEAAILDGAQSLETHDVALAEKVRAGDKVIDDLEEQINEAAARVIALRAPVSKDLRVLLVTMKLAGSLERVGDYAKNMAKRTAVLAEMRAVDGTESSLRRMAREVRGMLNDTLDAYLRGDADLAESVRQHDQDVDQMYNALFREFLTFMMEDPRNITACMHLHFIAKNVERMGDLVTNMAEQVIYLETGVMPEEARPKGDNTSVTLIDDEGV; encoded by the coding sequence ATGACCCAACATATCGCCTCTGCCTACGACCGTGACCTCGAGGAAATCCAGGCGCTGATCATGAAGATGGGCGGCCTTGTCGAAGCGGCCATTCTCGACGGCGCGCAAAGCCTTGAAACCCACGATGTCGCACTGGCCGAAAAGGTGCGGGCAGGGGACAAGGTGATTGACGACCTTGAAGAACAGATCAACGAGGCCGCCGCCCGCGTCATCGCCCTGCGCGCGCCAGTATCCAAAGATCTGCGTGTGCTGCTGGTAACGATGAAGCTGGCCGGCAGCCTTGAACGGGTCGGGGATTATGCGAAAAACATGGCCAAACGCACCGCCGTGCTGGCCGAAATGCGCGCCGTGGACGGGACCGAGTCCTCCTTGCGCCGGATGGCGCGCGAAGTGCGCGGGATGCTGAATGATACGCTTGATGCCTATCTGCGCGGCGATGCGGACCTGGCCGAATCCGTGCGCCAGCATGATCAGGACGTGGACCAGATGTATAACGCGCTGTTTCGCGAATTCCTGACCTTCATGATGGAAGATCCGCGCAATATCACGGCTTGCATGCACTTGCATTTCATCGCCAAGAACGTCGAACGTATGGGCGATCTGGTGACGAATATGGCCGAGCAGGTGATCTATCTGGAAACCGGCGTCATGCCCGAGGAAGCCCGCCCCAAGGGTGACAATACCTCGGTCACGCTGATTGACGACGAAGGTGTCTAG
- the pstB gene encoding phosphate ABC transporter ATP-binding protein PstB: MNDMRLINKADAMTDTKISARGVDVHYGDTHAITAVDVEIADKTVTAFIGPSGCGKSTFLRCLNRMNDTIDICRVTGDIRIDDEDIYDKRVDPVQLRAKVGMVFQKPNPFPKSIYDNVAYGPRIHGLARGKSDMDDIVERALRRGAIWDEVKDRLHAPGTGLSGGQQQRLCIARAVATEPEVLLMDEPCSALDPIATAQVEELIDELRTQYCVVIVTHSMQQAARVSQRTAFFHLGSLVEYGPTDKIFTNPEDPRTESYISGRIG, translated from the coding sequence ATGAACGATATGCGATTGATAAATAAGGCCGATGCCATGACCGATACGAAAATCTCAGCCAGGGGCGTCGATGTCCATTATGGCGACACCCACGCGATCACGGCGGTGGATGTTGAAATCGCCGACAAGACCGTCACGGCCTTTATCGGGCCATCGGGCTGCGGCAAATCCACCTTTCTGCGCTGCCTGAACCGGATGAACGACACGATTGATATCTGCCGCGTGACTGGCGACATCCGCATCGATGATGAAGACATCTACGACAAGCGGGTGGATCCGGTGCAGCTGCGCGCCAAGGTCGGGATGGTGTTCCAGAAACCCAACCCCTTTCCGAAATCCATCTATGACAATGTGGCCTATGGCCCCCGGATCCACGGGCTGGCCCGCGGCAAGTCGGACATGGATGATATCGTGGAACGCGCCCTGCGCCGCGGCGCGATCTGGGACGAGGTCAAGGACCGCCTGCACGCCCCCGGCACCGGCCTTTCGGGCGGGCAACAGCAACGCCTGTGCATCGCCCGCGCTGTCGCGACCGAACCCGAAGTCCTGCTGATGGACGAACCGTGTTCTGCCCTTGATCCCATCGCCACCGCGCAGGTCGAGGAACTGATCGACGAATTGCGCACGCAATACTGCGTCGTGATCGTCACCCACTCGATGCAGCAGGCCGCCCGCGTCAGCCAGCGCACCGCCTTTTTCCACCTGGGCAGTCTTGTGGAATACGGCCCGACCGACAAGATTTTCACCAATCCCGAAGACCCCCGCACGGAAAGCTATATTTCCGGCCGGATCGGTTAG
- the pstA gene encoding phosphate ABC transporter permease PstA, with the protein MTVNTSLLTIDARTRKRNAAETRFKAYGIAALAVGLLFLIALLTAIISNGTGAFKQTFITLPVELRADILDKDGTGDPEVIAKVSTFGYAPLIGMALERAVNETGVETPLPPQAMLQMVSASAAAQIRDFVLENPDRIGDTVEFRLLAASRVDGYFKDRVSRESLARDRNLAPEHLDVVDALQDAGVIETSFNAAFIFGADASESRPEQAGLGVSMLGSLFMMLVVLLLSLPIGVAASIYLEEFAPTNRFTDFIEVNISNLAAVPSIVFGILGLAVFIQFMHLPQSAPLVGGLVLTLMTLPTIIISTRASLKSVPPSIRDAALGVGASKMQSVFHHVLPLAMPGILTGTILGLAQALGETAPLLLIGMVGYIATNTPDGLAEGFLSPNSAMPAQIYEWAKRADPAYYERAWGGIIILLVFLMVMNIIAILLRRRFERRW; encoded by the coding sequence ATGACCGTGAATACCTCGCTTCTGACCATTGATGCGCGCACCCGTAAACGCAACGCCGCAGAGACCCGTTTCAAGGCCTATGGGATCGCCGCGCTGGCCGTGGGCCTGCTGTTTCTGATTGCCCTGCTGACGGCGATCATCAGCAACGGCACGGGTGCCTTCAAGCAGACGTTCATCACGCTGCCGGTGGAACTGCGCGCCGATATTCTGGACAAGGACGGCACCGGCGACCCCGAAGTGATCGCCAAGGTTTCCACTTTCGGCTATGCGCCGCTGATCGGCATGGCGCTGGAGCGGGCCGTCAACGAAACAGGGGTTGAAACACCTTTGCCCCCGCAGGCCATGCTGCAAATGGTCTCGGCCAGTGCCGCGGCGCAGATCCGCGACTTCGTGCTGGAAAACCCTGACCGGATTGGCGACACGGTCGAATTTCGCCTGCTCGCAGCTTCGCGCGTGGACGGCTATTTCAAGGACCGGGTGAGCCGCGAAAGCCTGGCGCGCGATCGCAACCTTGCACCTGAACATCTGGACGTTGTCGATGCGTTGCAGGATGCGGGAGTGATCGAGACATCGTTCAATGCGGCGTTCATCTTTGGCGCCGATGCATCCGAATCCCGTCCCGAACAGGCGGGCCTTGGCGTGTCGATGCTGGGATCGCTGTTCATGATGCTGGTGGTGCTGCTGCTGTCGCTGCCCATCGGCGTGGCGGCCTCGATCTATTTGGAAGAATTCGCACCCACCAACCGCTTTACCGACTTTATCGAGGTGAATATTTCCAACCTCGCCGCTGTGCCCTCTATTGTGTTTGGTATTCTTGGTTTGGCTGTCTTCATCCAGTTCATGCACCTGCCGCAATCGGCCCCGCTGGTCGGCGGGCTGGTGCTGACGCTGATGACCCTGCCGACGATCATCATTTCCACGCGCGCCTCGCTGAAATCGGTGCCGCCCAGCATCCGCGATGCGGCCCTTGGGGTCGGGGCCTCGAAGATGCAGTCGGTGTTCCATCATGTTTTGCCGCTGGCGATGCCCGGGATTTTGACCGGCACGATCCTGGGCCTTGCACAGGCGCTGGGGGAAACCGCGCCACTGCTGTTGATCGGCATGGTCGGCTATATCGCAACCAATACGCCCGACGGGCTGGCCGAGGGGTTTCTGTCGCCCAATTCGGCCATGCCCGCGCAGATTTATGAATGGGCGAAACGGGCCGATCCGGCCTATTATGAACGCGCATGGGGCGGGATCATCATCCTGCTGGTGTTCCTGATGGTGATGAACATCATCGCGATCCTGCTGCGTCGCCGCTTTGAACGCCGATGGTAG